In the Flagellimonas sp. HMM57 genome, one interval contains:
- a CDS encoding serine hydrolase codes for MKKTNTILLLLIISFSLLNFSCSNSDEELIVDDFSSLDKELMARDFSGVVLVAQNDEIIFNQAYGRKNSQENGLNDINTVFDMCSISKQLTAAGILKLSMQNKISVDDNLSKYFDAVPNDKKNITIHQLLTHSSGLRAGIGGDYETITEEEFLRQVFNSELISPVGERFNYSNVGYSLLGLIIEKASGMDYESFLSLEIFEPSNMYHTGYIIPDWQQNEVANGYLNGVENNKPNEENWSDNGPYLNLKGNGGLLTRASDMLLWSQSIMNNTVLDEATTSAYLFPHFQPTNLYDSYGYGWGIENNDSENKLVVHGGASNLFTSDMWIYPNKGITIIVLSNEFDASVYTIARGISNFLLAE; via the coding sequence ATGAAAAAAACAAATACAATCTTATTACTTCTAATAATTTCATTTTCATTACTGAATTTTAGTTGTTCCAATAGTGATGAGGAGTTAATAGTTGATGATTTTTCTTCCCTTGATAAAGAACTTATGGCCAGAGATTTTTCAGGTGTTGTTCTAGTCGCTCAAAATGACGAAATCATATTTAACCAGGCATATGGAAGAAAAAATAGTCAAGAAAATGGATTGAATGATATCAATACCGTTTTTGATATGTGCTCCATTTCAAAACAGTTGACTGCCGCTGGAATCCTAAAATTGTCAATGCAAAATAAGATTTCAGTTGATGATAATTTATCAAAATACTTTGACGCTGTTCCTAATGACAAAAAAAATATAACCATTCATCAGTTACTCACACATTCTTCTGGTTTAAGAGCTGGAATAGGTGGAGATTATGAAACCATTACTGAGGAAGAGTTTTTAAGGCAAGTTTTTAATAGCGAATTAATTAGTCCCGTTGGAGAAAGATTTAATTATTCTAACGTAGGCTATAGCTTACTTGGTTTAATAATTGAAAAAGCTAGTGGAATGGATTATGAAAGCTTTTTAAGTTTAGAGATTTTTGAACCTTCAAACATGTACCATACTGGTTATATAATTCCAGATTGGCAACAAAATGAAGTGGCCAACGGTTATTTGAATGGAGTTGAAAATAATAAGCCAAATGAAGAGAATTGGAGTGACAATGGTCCGTATCTCAATCTTAAAGGAAATGGAGGTCTTCTAACACGAGCAAGTGACATGTTACTTTGGAGCCAATCTATAATGAACAATACAGTACTAGATGAAGCAACTACATCTGCATATCTTTTTCCGCATTTCCAACCCACAAATCTATATGATAGCTATGGATATGGCTGGGGAATTGAAAATAATGATTCAGAGAATAAATTAGTGGTTCATGGAGGTGCGAGTAATTTGTTTACATCTGATATGTGGATCTACCCAAACAAAGGAATTACAATAATTGTACTCAGTAATGAATTTGACGCATCTGTATACACAATTGCAAGAGGGATATCAAATTTTTTACTAGCAGAGTAA
- a CDS encoding porin family protein — MKKIILITVITVLGLNTINAQKVKFGAKAGLNLAFVTGDDTEDFTPNTDFHFGVMVEWKISDKFALQPEVMYSGQGADTNIDSEGVISLNYLNVPVMGKYYVTRGLSLEAGPQIGFLLYTEGGSINFEDALKSTDFGVNFGVGYKLDNGLNFSARYNLGLSNIIDFDGVLDKNRNGVFQLSVGYFF; from the coding sequence ATGAAGAAAATAATATTAATAACGGTTATTACAGTTTTAGGATTAAATACTATCAATGCTCAAAAAGTAAAATTCGGAGCTAAAGCAGGTTTAAACCTTGCATTTGTTACAGGAGACGATACCGAAGATTTTACTCCCAATACAGATTTCCATTTTGGTGTTATGGTTGAATGGAAAATTTCAGACAAATTCGCTTTGCAACCCGAAGTCATGTATTCCGGACAAGGGGCAGATACAAACATTGATTCTGAAGGTGTAATTTCATTAAACTATCTAAATGTCCCGGTAATGGGAAAATACTATGTTACCAGGGGATTGAGCTTGGAAGCAGGGCCACAAATTGGTTTTTTGCTTTACACTGAAGGAGGCTCCATAAACTTTGAAGACGCTTTAAAATCGACAGATTTCGGAGTGAATTTTGGCGTTGGTTATAAACTTGATAACGGACTCAATTTTAGCGCAAGATATAATCTTGGGCTGTCTAATATTATTGACTTTGATGGGGTCTTGGATAAAAATAGAAATGGAGTATTTCAACTATCTGTTGGTTATTTCTTCTAA
- a CDS encoding sensor histidine kinase: MNKTKSIRKIALHLLFWVLNYWLFAFVVHSDWNGFNNVSDPNSLAYAYTYGLFTNVFLFYIQVFWLVPKMYMHNKKAMFYVLSFSICIAVSLVETYFDYMLYDIFEIYDTDEFEDNFSITVFVNVFYGVAGFYYILRHAHKKSEKEKQQLIQESFKAELKYLKAQLNPHFLFNGINNVYHLIGKNNALAKDTLLQFSELLRYQLYESGTEIILKKELDFVLQYIKMEKTRKGSDIQLAYIIEFENATKKIVPLLLIPIIENAFKHCSNHTNNNDNSIDINIKEVGGKLSLHCANTFDGATGKNAVGGIGLTNVKKRLSIVYPDKHELIIHKKKQMFMVDLIIEL; the protein is encoded by the coding sequence ATGAACAAAACCAAATCAATAAGGAAAATAGCATTGCATCTCCTGTTCTGGGTGTTAAATTATTGGTTGTTTGCTTTTGTTGTCCATTCAGATTGGAATGGGTTTAATAATGTTTCTGATCCTAATAGTTTAGCCTATGCCTATACGTATGGGCTTTTTACCAATGTCTTTTTGTTTTATATACAAGTGTTTTGGTTAGTGCCAAAAATGTATATGCATAATAAAAAAGCAATGTTCTATGTGCTTTCTTTTTCTATATGCATAGCAGTTTCTCTAGTTGAAACCTATTTTGACTATATGCTGTATGATATATTTGAAATATATGATACAGATGAATTTGAGGATAACTTCAGTATTACCGTTTTTGTCAATGTCTTTTACGGCGTTGCGGGCTTTTATTATATTTTGAGACACGCCCACAAAAAATCTGAAAAGGAAAAACAACAACTAATACAAGAATCATTTAAGGCTGAACTAAAATATCTAAAAGCCCAGTTAAATCCTCACTTTTTATTTAATGGAATTAATAATGTGTACCACTTAATAGGTAAAAATAATGCCTTGGCTAAAGATACATTACTTCAGTTTTCGGAGCTATTACGCTATCAATTGTATGAAAGTGGCACTGAAATTATATTAAAAAAAGAACTAGACTTTGTATTACAGTATATTAAAATGGAAAAAACCCGTAAGGGTTCAGATATTCAGCTAGCCTACATTATAGAATTTGAGAATGCCACAAAAAAAATAGTTCCATTATTATTAATTCCTATTATAGAAAATGCATTTAAACATTGTAGTAATCACACTAATAATAATGACAATAGTATAGACATAAACATTAAAGAAGTAGGAGGTAAGCTCTCGCTACATTGTGCAAATACTTTTGATGGTGCAACTGGTAAGAATGCTGTTGGCGGAATTGGCTTAACAAATGTAAAAAAACGCTTATCGATAGTATATCCAGATAAGCATGAATTAATCATACATAAGAAAAAACAGATGTTTATGGTTGACTTGATTATAGAATTATAA
- a CDS encoding LytTR family DNA-binding domain-containing protein, with product MKRLNCLIIDDEPVAREGISDYCKEISFLNVVALCKNVLQANHYLESNEIDLIFLDINMPILSGVDWLKGLKKSPSIIMTTAYEEYALQSFGYNVLDYLVKPISYKRFLQAVNKVNSYYEHNDEKNILFLKNERQLKKIYIKDILFAKAMQNYIKVVTTNETIVTQIALKNFKDQLPENDFIQTHKSYIVCKYKVDTIVENEIIIGDYEIPISVRLKKEVLANFRV from the coding sequence ATGAAACGACTAAATTGTTTAATCATAGATGATGAACCTGTCGCTAGAGAAGGCATTAGCGATTATTGTAAAGAGATTTCGTTCTTAAATGTGGTTGCGCTATGTAAGAATGTATTGCAAGCAAATCATTATCTCGAAAGCAATGAAATTGATTTAATTTTTTTAGATATCAATATGCCCATACTATCCGGTGTAGATTGGCTAAAAGGCTTAAAAAAATCACCTTCAATTATAATGACAACTGCATATGAGGAATATGCGTTACAAAGCTTTGGGTACAACGTTTTAGATTATTTAGTAAAACCCATTTCTTATAAGCGTTTTTTACAGGCAGTTAATAAGGTTAACAGTTACTATGAACATAATGATGAAAAAAACATACTTTTTTTAAAAAATGAGAGACAGCTTAAAAAGATATACATAAAGGATATTCTATTTGCAAAAGCAATGCAAAATTATATCAAAGTGGTAACAACAAACGAGACAATAGTTACACAAATAGCTTTAAAGAATTTTAAAGATCAATTGCCTGAAAATGATTTTATTCAAACGCACAAATCGTATATAGTATGTAAATATAAAGTGGATACAATTGTGGAAAATGAAATTATCATTGGTGATTACGAAATTCCTATAAGTGTACGCTTAAAAAAGGAAGTGCTAGCCAATTTTCGTGTATAA
- a CDS encoding adenine phosphoribosyltransferase, protein MDFHSYIRDIKDFPEPGVLFKDITPLLKDKNALNNAADVLFGMVKQYEVDKVVGVDSRGFIFAPILASKLNAGFVPVRKSGKLPYTTVSESYALEYGNGSLEIHTDAIQKGERVLVHDDVLATGGTAEAVCKLIEKLGGKVVQCNFLIQLSFLNGAIKLKDHEITALLNY, encoded by the coding sequence ATGGATTTTCACTCTTATATTCGCGATATCAAGGACTTTCCTGAACCAGGAGTCCTTTTTAAGGATATTACTCCACTTTTAAAGGATAAAAATGCCCTCAACAATGCCGCTGATGTGCTCTTTGGAATGGTAAAACAATATGAAGTGGACAAGGTAGTTGGCGTAGATAGTAGGGGGTTTATTTTTGCGCCTATTTTGGCATCAAAACTAAATGCAGGTTTTGTTCCCGTTCGTAAATCGGGAAAATTACCGTACACAACAGTTTCTGAATCGTACGCCTTGGAATATGGCAATGGCAGTTTGGAAATTCATACAGATGCCATACAAAAAGGAGAGCGAGTATTGGTGCATGACGATGTATTGGCGACTGGTGGTACGGCAGAAGCTGTATGTAAGTTGATTGAAAAACTCGGAGGCAAGGTAGTACAATGCAACTTTTTAATTCAGCTTTCCTTTTTAAACGGAGCGATCAAACTCAAAGATCACGAGATAACAGCACTTTTGAACTATTAG
- a CDS encoding SsrA-binding protein — protein sequence MNKAFLPSYSKRGLDLSKASKLQMAIIGWRYFITTKALR from the coding sequence ATGAACAAAGCGTTCCTTCCCTCCTACTCAAAAAGAGGATTGGATTTATCAAAAGCTTCCAAACTACAAATGGCCATAATAGGCTGGCGCTACTTCATAACAACAAAGGCTTTGCGCTAA
- a CDS encoding DUF885 family protein, translated as MTKKITLLCAILVSLFSCKQEPKQENTPDLSANFSKILDNYYEDGLKLNPINATMAGDHRYDDVFVNLLSDEYLERIKTHYSTYKNELGTFSDEDLSDSEKMSKAILTWECNIHLEELKFNANLTPIDQMWSPNLFMGQLASGSSAQPFNTVEDYEKWMKRVDGYLEWMNSAEERMREGMEKGHVLPTSLIKKVLPQLQSLTDRNLDEHLFYGPIKNFPDDFTEEEKSTLEEAFTRMILDKIVPSYERLYTFMSEEYIKRGRESSGIQGEPDGDAYYAHQIKKYTTTNMTATEIHELGLSEVARIRAEMEKIKTTVGFEGDLKAFFDFVRSNEELMPFKEPNEVIDNFNAIHNRMKPQIEKLFDVKPKTAFAVKRTEAFREKSASAEYNPGSLDGTRPGIFYVPIPDVTAYNTYSDESLFLHEAIPGHHYQISLTQESEVLPKFRKTLWYSGYGEGWALYSESLGTELGLYTDPYQLFGMLGAEMHRAVRLVVDTGLHSKGWTREEAIQYSLDNEAESEASITSEIERYMANPGQALSYKIGQLKIRELREKAEKALGENFDIRKFHNQVLETGCVPLALLEEKINNWIKANS; from the coding sequence ATGACAAAAAAAATCACTCTTTTATGCGCCATACTTGTTTCACTTTTTTCGTGCAAACAAGAACCAAAGCAAGAGAACACTCCAGACCTCAGCGCGAATTTTTCCAAAATTCTGGACAATTATTATGAAGATGGTCTAAAATTGAACCCAATCAATGCTACAATGGCGGGAGACCATCGTTACGATGATGTTTTTGTCAATTTACTTTCAGATGAGTATTTGGAAAGAATCAAAACGCATTACAGTACCTATAAAAATGAATTGGGTACTTTTTCAGATGAAGACCTCTCGGACAGTGAAAAAATGAGCAAGGCAATTTTGACCTGGGAATGTAATATCCATTTGGAAGAGCTCAAATTCAACGCAAATCTAACTCCAATAGACCAAATGTGGTCTCCCAATCTATTCATGGGGCAATTGGCAAGCGGTTCTAGCGCGCAGCCCTTTAATACTGTGGAGGATTATGAAAAATGGATGAAAAGGGTAGACGGGTATTTAGAGTGGATGAATTCAGCAGAAGAAAGAATGCGTGAAGGAATGGAAAAAGGTCATGTACTACCAACATCCTTGATTAAAAAAGTTTTACCGCAATTGCAGTCACTTACCGATAGGAATTTGGATGAGCACCTATTTTATGGACCAATCAAAAACTTTCCGGACGACTTTACAGAAGAGGAAAAATCAACTTTAGAAGAAGCCTTTACAAGAATGATACTCGATAAAATAGTTCCTTCTTATGAGCGTCTGTATACGTTTATGAGTGAAGAGTATATCAAAAGAGGACGTGAATCTAGCGGTATACAAGGTGAACCAGATGGCGATGCTTACTATGCGCACCAAATAAAAAAGTATACAACAACAAACATGACAGCCACCGAAATCCACGAATTAGGGCTTAGTGAAGTTGCTAGAATTCGCGCTGAAATGGAAAAGATAAAAACAACGGTCGGTTTTGAAGGAGACTTAAAAGCTTTTTTTGATTTTGTAAGAAGCAACGAAGAGCTTATGCCCTTCAAAGAACCGAATGAGGTAATCGACAACTTTAATGCTATCCATAATCGTATGAAACCACAGATAGAAAAATTGTTCGACGTAAAACCTAAAACTGCTTTTGCGGTAAAACGTACTGAAGCTTTTAGGGAAAAATCCGCAAGCGCCGAATACAATCCAGGTTCATTGGATGGAACAAGGCCCGGTATTTTTTATGTACCCATTCCAGATGTTACGGCATACAACACATACTCGGACGAATCACTTTTCTTGCACGAGGCAATTCCCGGACACCATTACCAAATATCCCTGACCCAAGAAAGTGAAGTCCTGCCCAAGTTTAGGAAAACCCTTTGGTATAGTGGTTATGGGGAAGGTTGGGCTTTGTACAGCGAATCATTGGGTACTGAGTTAGGACTTTATACTGATCCCTATCAGCTTTTTGGTATGCTAGGAGCCGAAATGCACCGTGCAGTGCGTTTAGTGGTGGATACCGGATTACATTCCAAAGGATGGACAAGGGAAGAGGCCATTCAGTACTCTTTGGATAATGAAGCAGAATCTGAAGCGAGCATTACATCAGAAATAGAACGCTATATGGCCAATCCCGGACAAGCGCTTTCCTATAAAATTGGACAATTGAAAATTAGGGAATTGCGAGAAAAAGCAGAAAAAGCCTTGGGAGAGAATTTTGATATTCGAAAATTTCATAATCAGGTCTTGGAAACCGGCTGCGTTCCCCTAGCGTTATTGGAGGAAAAAATAAACAATTGGATAAAAGCCAATAGTTAA
- a CDS encoding calcium/sodium antiporter, with product MGNLLFIVLGLVLLILGGNWLLKAAVALSLRLEIPKIVIGMTVVSFATSAPELIVSIKAALDGFPDLSLGNVVGSNIANLGLVLGITVLLGNIDVRKSFYTTDWPVMMVASLLFVGFIYFDGVLEQYEGIIMVVFLFLFLIYLLRFQKTAVIDEMPGDDVPLPLHKIALFLGIGGTALWGGSELLIDGAVGLASAFGVSDRVIGITIVSVGTSIPELAASIIAIIKKEKAISLGNLIGSNIFNLLAVLGITSIITPITVVDQGLLSSDIFWMLGISFLILPLVFIPKGLRLGWRDGIILVAYYATFVYFTIS from the coding sequence TTGGGAAATCTACTTTTTATTGTTCTTGGTCTGGTACTGCTGATTTTGGGAGGAAATTGGTTGTTGAAAGCTGCTGTTGCTCTGTCCTTAAGGCTTGAAATTCCGAAAATAGTGATAGGCATGACAGTGGTTTCTTTCGCTACCTCTGCTCCCGAGCTCATAGTTAGTATCAAAGCCGCTTTAGATGGATTTCCCGATTTGTCTCTGGGCAATGTTGTAGGGTCTAACATTGCTAATTTGGGTCTAGTGCTCGGCATTACGGTGTTGTTGGGGAACATAGATGTACGCAAGAGTTTTTACACCACGGATTGGCCGGTAATGATGGTAGCATCTTTATTGTTTGTTGGCTTTATCTATTTTGATGGGGTCTTGGAACAGTATGAAGGCATTATCATGGTCGTTTTTTTGTTCTTATTTCTTATTTACTTATTGCGTTTTCAAAAGACTGCGGTTATAGACGAAATGCCCGGAGATGATGTTCCGTTACCTTTACATAAAATCGCCCTGTTTCTAGGGATAGGAGGAACTGCTCTTTGGGGCGGTTCGGAGTTATTGATAGATGGCGCTGTGGGTCTGGCATCAGCATTTGGAGTGAGCGATAGGGTCATTGGTATTACCATTGTCTCTGTCGGCACAAGTATCCCGGAATTGGCAGCATCCATTATCGCTATTATCAAAAAAGAGAAGGCTATCTCTCTGGGCAACCTGATTGGCTCCAATATTTTTAACCTTCTCGCTGTTTTGGGAATAACTTCTATAATTACACCAATAACCGTTGTTGACCAAGGGTTGCTCTCTAGCGACATCTTCTGGATGCTTGGAATTTCCTTCTTGATACTCCCTTTGGTGTTTATCCCAAAAGGGTTACGATTAGGATGGCGTGATGGTATAATTCTTGTGGCCTATTATGCAACATTTGTCTATTTTACGATTAGCTAA
- a CDS encoding glutamine synthetase beta-grasp domain-containing protein has protein sequence MSKSKLEYIWLDGYKPTANLRSKTKIEDDFSGKLEDCPMWSFDGSSTKQAEGGSSDCLLKPVAIYPDPARINGYLVMTEVLNADGTPHESNSRATIDDPDADFWFGFEQEYFIMDTETQLPLGFPIGGYPGPQGLYYCSVGGKNTWGRDLVEEHANQCIDAGLNFEGINQEVAAGQWEFQLFAKGAQKAGDEIWVARYLLDRLTESYGYYIEYHPKPVKGDWNGSGMHANFSNTTLRTAGSKDVYEKICEAFRPVTKEHIEVYGEFNDQRLTGDHETASIKDFSYGVSDRGASIRIPIMTVEKGWKGWLEDRRPASNGDPYKIAARIIKTVKSADV, from the coding sequence ATGAGCAAATCTAAATTAGAGTACATTTGGTTGGATGGTTACAAACCAACTGCCAACTTAAGAAGTAAAACAAAAATCGAAGATGATTTTAGTGGTAAACTAGAAGACTGCCCAATGTGGTCTTTTGATGGGAGTTCTACAAAACAAGCCGAAGGAGGTTCTTCTGACTGTTTGTTAAAACCAGTAGCAATTTACCCAGACCCAGCACGCATTAACGGATACTTGGTTATGACCGAGGTATTGAATGCCGATGGTACACCGCATGAATCAAATTCAAGGGCAACCATTGATGACCCTGACGCTGATTTCTGGTTTGGTTTTGAGCAAGAGTATTTTATTATGGATACTGAGACACAGTTGCCACTTGGTTTCCCTATTGGTGGATATCCTGGGCCGCAGGGACTATACTACTGCTCTGTAGGAGGAAAAAATACTTGGGGACGTGATTTAGTCGAAGAACACGCTAATCAATGCATTGATGCCGGATTAAACTTTGAAGGTATCAACCAAGAAGTTGCTGCTGGCCAGTGGGAATTTCAATTATTCGCCAAAGGTGCACAGAAAGCAGGTGATGAAATCTGGGTCGCCAGATATCTACTTGACCGTTTGACAGAGTCTTATGGTTACTACATTGAATATCACCCAAAACCTGTAAAAGGAGACTGGAACGGTTCTGGTATGCACGCAAACTTCTCGAACACAACATTGAGAACTGCTGGTTCTAAAGATGTTTACGAAAAGATATGCGAGGCATTTAGGCCAGTTACAAAAGAGCATATTGAAGTTTATGGTGAATTTAATGATCAACGCTTAACAGGTGACCATGAAACTGCATCTATAAAAGATTTTAGTTATGGTGTTTCTGATAGAGGGGCTTCTATCCGTATTCCTATCATGACTGTTGAGAAAGGCTGGAAAGGTTGGTTGGAAGATAGAAGACCAGCCTCCAATGGAGATCCATATAAAATTGCGGCACGAATTATTAAGACCGTTAAGTCTGCCGATGTCTAG